One window of Equus quagga isolate Etosha38 chromosome 4, UCLA_HA_Equagga_1.0, whole genome shotgun sequence genomic DNA carries:
- the TIGIT gene encoding T-cell immunoreceptor with Ig and ITIM domains has protein sequence MQWCLLLIWAQGLRQAPLPASGAVTGRIVTVGNISAEEGDSVTLQCHLSSTTAEVTQVNWEQQDQPLAVHHPTLGWYIYPVFRKRVAPGPNLDLILQSLTVNDTGEYFCTYYTYPDGIYKAKLFLEVLQSSVAEHSAGFQILLVAAVATGLTVICMAAIVVVVLAIKKKSLRMRSAENDLRRTPSEQEERNPSAPSFPRSCVQAEAAPASPCREQRGDDYAEPHDYFNVLGYRSLGSFVFLAETG, from the exons ATGCAGTGGTGTCTCCTCCTGATCTGGGCGCAGGGGCTGAGGCAGGCTCCCCTCCCCGCCTCAG GAGCGGTGACAGGCAGAATAGTAACAGTGGGTAACATTTCTGCAGAGGAAGGTGACTCTGTTACCTTGCAGTGTCACCTCTCCTCCACCACCGCGGAAGTGACTCAGGTCAACTGGGAGCAGCAGGACCAACCTCTGGCTGTGCATCACCCTACCTTGGGGTGGTACATCTACCCAGTCTTCAGGAAGCGAGTGGCCCCGGGCCCCAACCTGGACCTCATCCTCCAGTCGCTGACCGTGAATGACACAGGGGAGTACTTCTGCACCTATTATACCTACCCTGACGGGATTTACAAAGCGAAACTCTTTCTGGAGGTCCTGCAAAGCTCAG TGGCTGAGCACAGCGCTGGCTTCCAGATCCTGTTGGTTGCGGCCGTGGCCACAGGGTTGACGGTCATCTGCATGGCAGCCATTGTGGTGGTCGTATTGGCTATAAAG aagaaATCTCTCAGAATGCGTTCTGCAGAAAATGACCTCAGAAGAACACCATCTGAACAGGAGGAACGGAATCCCAGTGCTCCGTCATTCCCTAGGAGCTGTGTCCAGGCAGAAGCAGCACCTGCCAGCCcctgcagagagcagaggggagatgACTATGCCGAGCCGCATGACTACTTCAATGTCCTGGGTTACAGAAGCCTCGGGAGCTTTGTCTTCCTGGCAGAGACTGGGTAG